GAGAGTTGAGGCGTGGGGACTGCGTTGTTCGGAAGGGTCAGAGCTCGGCGACCATCTTGGCGGACACACTCCGCCCGGGACGTTGCACGCCGTAGAAGTCCATGGCGGTGGCGTCGGTGAGGTTGCGCACGTCGACCGTCCAGCTCAGCGTCGCGCGAGCGGTCCGCGTGAGGTACGTGATGGCGAGCGAGTGCAGCAGCTGCGAGGGGATGCGCATCTTCGAGTCCTTGCTGCCCAGCCCCTCCCAGCCCCGGTAGAAGGTGTCGACGAAGCGGGTGTGCCAGGACAGCGACAGCTCATCGCGCGCCGAGGCCAGGCCGCTCAGCTGGAAGCGGGCGCTGCCGTTGGCCAGGAGCGAGGGACGGTTGGGCAGGCGCTGACCCTCGAACGTCCCGAAGCTGCCCTCGGAGGAGACGTTGCGGAGGTCCTGGAAGGTCGCGTTGCCGTCCAGCGAGAGGTACTGGCCCGGCGAGGTCCACCCCACGGCGCCCGTGGCGCCCAGGACGCGGGCGGCGAAGACGTTCTGGTAGGTGAAGTAACCCTCGCGACCGATGGGGATGATGAACCGGTCGGTGAGGCGGGCGAAGCCCATCGCGCCGCCACGGAACGTGCCTGTGGGCAGCTCGCCGCTGTCGAACGCGAGCTCCAGGTTGACGTTGTGGCTGGTCTCCGGCTCCAGGGTGAGGTTGGAGTCGATGAGCATGCCGTCGCCGAAGAGCTCGTCGGGGCGGGGCAGGCGCGTGGCCCACTCGTATGCCGCCTTGGCGGTGAGCCGGGGCGTGACGTGGTAGCGCAGCGAGTCGCCGACGCCGAAGTTGAAGGTGTCCCGGTCGACGGGCGCGAAGGCGCCGCTCGCGCTGATGCGCTCCGCGCGCGCCAACTGCACATAGCTCTTGGCGAAGGCGATGTTCTCCAGTCGCTCGTCGAGCGCATCGAGTTCATGCTCGAGCCCCGTCACGAGGTTGAACAGGCTGCGCTCTCCCGTGAGCGGGTCCTGCTGTCCCAGCCGCTCCAGCGCCCGGTCCTCTCCGGCGCGCGTCACGTACGTGGGCGCCACGGCCAGGCGCAGCATCTGGTTCGGGGCGAAGGTCCAGCCGACGTTGGCTCGGACGAAGGCCGTGTGCTGTCCCACCCGCCGGTCGATGGCGCGGGACTGGAGCTCCCCGGGCTGGGGAAGGGTGATGACGCAGCGGCCGTACCAGTCGTAGGCGCAGGAGCCCAGGTCCGTCAGGGAGGCGCGGCGGTAGACATATCCACCGACGGCATCCACCACGAAGTCTCGCGCATGGAGCTGCTCGAAGCGGAGCGTGGCGCCACCGGAGCGGTTGCTCGTGTCGATGTCGCCATACGCGTTGCTCATCGTGGCGTCGTGCTGGACCTCCTTCGTGGAGGAGGAGCCGAAGACGCGCAGGCTGAGCTTGCGGGCCCAGGGCCGGTTCAGCACGCCGACCTCCACGCCGCCGCCGCCCGCGCGGAAGGCGTCATGGAAGCGCGGCAGGCGCGCGTCGTGGATGCGGCCCTCCGCGTCGTCCACCTTCACGTCGACCAGGTAGTCGTTGGGGCTGGAGTCGAAGAAGCCGCTGGCGCGGACGAACAGGCCCGAGGCCGTGCCGTGCTGCGCGCTCGCCGTCACCCGATGGGTCTCGAACGAGCCCAGCTCGTACGAGGCCGACGCCCCCGTGCGCTGGAGGTTCTCCGCGGTGACGATGTGCACCGCGCCGCCCAGCGCGTCCGCGCCGAAGCGCGCCGGCACCACGCCCTGGTACAGCTCCATGCGCTGGACCAGGTTGACGGGGACGTTCGCGAAGTCCGGACCGAAGCCCGCGAGCTCCAGCGGGACGCCGTCGATGAAGAAGCGCACCTGGTCCTCGGACAGGCCCGCCAGTGAGAACCGCGCGCGGCTGCCCAGGCCCCCTCCGCGCCGCACGTCGACGCCCTCGGTGCGCGCCAGGGCCTGGGCCATGTCCACGGCCTCGCGCTGGAGGTTCTCCGTCTCGACGACCTTCACCGACTCGGCGGAGCGACGCCGGCGGTTCGCCACGGACTCGCCCTCCACCGTGACGTCGATGGCCTCCTGGGTGACGTCCACGGGCGTGGTGGTGATGACCGGCGGCGGCTCGGCGCGCTCGCCCGGCGAGGAAGGCATGCCCGGCGCGGGCTCCACCGCTGCGGTCGGCTCGGGAGCGACGTCGCGCGCCTGGCCGGGAGCCTCCGTCACGACGGTGGCCTCAGGGGCCACGGGGAGCCGGAACTCGTAGCTGTAGGCGATGCGCGAGGGGACGGCGACTCCGTCGCGCCGCGCGGGCTCGAAGCGGAAGCGCAGCGCCGCGTCTCGCGCCGCCTCGTCGAAGCCGTGGCCCTGGGGCTCCAGGACCTGCGCCTCGGTGACGGCGCCCTGGTCATCCAGCGTCAGCTTCAGCCGGACGGTGGCCTCCAGCCGGGCCTGCTCCGCCTCGGCCGGGTAGGGCGCCTCGATGAAGGTCACCAGCTTCGGCGGCACCACCGACGGCGGCGGTGCCTCCGCGACAGGGGACGTCCCACCCTCGACCTGCGCCCATGCGGGCCGCGGCGCGGCCAGACACATCAGCACCGCCGCGCCCCGGAGCACGCGGCCCACCAGTCCACGCGAATCGTGGATTATGAAAATGGTTCTCATTTTCATTTTTCGGGCCGTTTATTCCTGTGCACCCAGCGATGTCAAGAGTTGGGGATTGAGTCAGGCTGCACGGGCATGAGGAGACTTCATGTCCCGGAGTTTTTCCGCGACCATGAAGGAAAGCTGGAGTGCCTGGTCTCCGTTCAGGCGCGGGTCGCAGTGCGTGTGATAGCGGCTGTGGAGGTCGTCCTCGGTGACGGCGAGCGGGCCGCCCAGGCACTCGGTGACGTTCTGGCCGGTCATCTCCAGGTGCATGCCGCCGGCGTGGACGCTCTCGGCGGCGGCGACCTCGAGGAAGGTCTTCACCTCGGAGAGGATGCGGTCGAAGGCGCGCGTCTTGTAGCCGTTGCTGGCCTTGTGGGTGTTGCCGTGCATCGGGTCGATGGACCAGATGACGGGGCGGCCGTCGCGGCGGGTGGCGGCCATGAGGCGGGGGAGGCAGTCGGCGACCTTGTCGGAGCCGAAGCGGCCGATGAGCGTGAGGCGGCCGGGGATGGCGTCCGGGTTGAGGGCGTCCATCATGCGCAGCAGGTCATCGGGCTCCAGGGTGGGGCCGCACTTGACGCCAATGGGGTTACGGATGCCGCGCATGAACTCGACGTGGCCGCCGTCGAGCTGGCGGGTGCGCTCGCCAATCCAGAGCATGTGGGCGGAGCCGTCGTACCAGTGGCCGCTGGAGGCCTCCTGGCGCGTCATCGTCTCCTCGAAGTTGAGGAGCAGGGCCTCGTGGCTGGTGAACAGGTCCACGGGGATGGGGGACGGCGCGTTGTGTTCGGCCGTGGGGCTCAGCGCGTTGATGAAGCACAGCGACTCGAAGATGGAGTCGGCGAGCTTGCGGTAGTTGTCGGCGCCCGGCGTGCCGGCGACGGAGTCGAGCGACCACTGGTGGAGGTTGCACAGGTCCGCGTAACCGCTCTGGGCATAGGCGCGGAGCAGGTTCAGCGTGGCGGAGGACTGGTGGTAGGCCTTGATGAGGCGCTTGGGGTCGGGCGTGCGCTCGGCCGCGTCGAAGTCCATGCCGTTGATGATGTCGCCGCGGTAGGCAGGCAGCGTGACCCCGTCGAGCGTCTCCACGGGGCTGGAGCGCGGCTTGGCGAACTGGCCGGCGATGCGGCCCACCTTCACCACGGGCCTGCCGCCGGCGAACGTGAGCACCAGCGCCATCTGGAGGATGAGGCGGAAGGTGTCGCGGATGTTGTCGGAGGTGAACTCCTTGAAGCTCTCCGCGCAGTCACCGCCCTGGAGGAGGAAGGCCTTGCCCTGGGCCACCTGCGCCAGCGCGGAGGAGAGCCGGCGCGTCTCCGCGGGGTTCACCAGCAGGGGGAGCCGGGAGAGCTCGTCCTCGACGCGGGTGAGGGCGCGCGGGTCCGGATAGTCCTCCGGCATGTACTTCACGGGCTTCTGCCGCCAGGAGCGGGGGTTCCAGTTTCGGTTCATCGGGAGGGGGCCGTTTCCAGAGGGGTGCCAGGCGTCGCCGGCAGCAGGCCGTTCGCGACGCAGTAGGCGAGGTATCGGAAGAAGAGGGGGCGGTCCGCCTGGGGGCAGGTGATTCCCGTGCCCTCCAGGGCGTGATGGAGGCGCTGACAGCGGATGGGCCCCAGGCCGAACGCGGGCTGGGCGTCACCGGAGCGCAAATCGAAGAAGGCCAGGGTGGTGGTGGTGTCGGCGGTGCCCGCGCGCTCGGCGACCTGGGCGCGCCACTGGGGAACGGGGAGCAGGTCCACGGGGTAGCCGTACTCGCGCACCCAGCGGAACAGGTCCGGCAGTCGCACGTCGGGGACGGGCGTGACGTTGAACACCGTGCCAGGCGTGGCCGCGCGCGACAGCTTGACGATGGCGCGCGCCACGTAGTCGACGGGCGTCCACGTCTCGCCCACCTCGAGCATCGGCAGCGCTCGGGCGGGGATGCCCGCGAGGAGGATGCGCCAGACCAGGTCCTGCGGGTTGACGATGGCGGTGTCGGTGGCGCCGACGACGCGGCCCAGTCGGTAGACGGCGACGGGCAGGCCACGCTCGGAGGCCTGCTGCACGAGCCGCTCCGCGACCCATTTGCTCTGCTGGTAGCCGTCGCGAAGGCCGGGATGCGCGGGCACGAAGTCCTCGGGCACCTCGGGGCTGACGTCGGCCTGAGGTGCCACGGCCAGCGTGGACACGTAGTGGAAGGGTTTGGGCCGTACGGCGGCGGCCAGACGCAACAGCTCGCGCGTGCCCCGGACGTTGACGGCCTGGAGGCTGCCGTACTCACGCACCACGCTCACCACGGCGGCGTTGTGCAGGATGACATCGCATTCGGCCGCGAGCCCGTGGAAGCGCGCGCTGTCGAGCCCGAGCCCCGGCTGGGTGAGGTCCGATGGGAGCGCGAGGACGCGCTCGGAGAGCCCCTCGGTCGACAGCCGCTGCGACGTCATCGCCGCGCGGATGCGCTCCAGGGCCTGGGGCTCGTCCTTGGCGCGCACCAGGCACACCACGCGCGCACGTGTCTGGCGCAGGAGCTGGTCGAGCAGGTGCGCGCCGACGAAGCCGGTGGCGCCGGTGAGCAGCACCTGGCGGGGTTCGGGGAAGAGCGCCTCGAAGGTGCGCGCGGGGCCCGTCGTGGCGGGAGGCGTGAGGCGGGGGACGATGTCCTCGGGCAGCTCGGCGTCCGCGAGCATCGTCGTGCTCGGGCCGGAGGTGGCGTGGCCGCTGGACTCACCATGCTCCAGCGCCTGGGCGAGCGCGGCGGCCGTCGGGTAGCGGAACACGGTGGCGACGGGGACCTCGCGTCCCAGGGCGATGCCCAGGCGGTTGGCCACCTGGATGCTCTGGAGGGACTGGCCGCCGCGGTCGAAGAAGTCATCCTGCGCGGTGAGGCCCGTGGCGCCCAGGACCTCTTCCCAGATGCCCAGCACCACGCGCTCCAGCTCCGTGGGGGCTTGCGCCGTCTGGGTGGTGGTGTCGACCACGGCCGCCTTGCGCAGCTCGGCGCGGTCGATCTTCCCGGTGCTGGTGCGAGGCAGCCGCTCAGCGAACACGATGGCGCCGGGCACCATGGGGGCGGGCAGGTTCGCGAGCAGGTGCTTGCGAAGGTCCGCGGCGGACGGCGCCGGTGACTCCGCGACGATGTGCGCGCACAGGCGGCGCGCGCCACCTGGGAGCGTCTGGCCCACGACGGCGGCCTCGCGCACGCCAGGGTGGCCGAGCAGCACCGTCTCCACCTCGGCGGGGTCGATGCGGTGTCCGCTGATCTTCAGCTCGTCGTCCACGCGGCCGACGAAGACCAGCTGTCCGTCCTCACGCATCCGGGCCTTGTCGCCAGTGCGGTAGGCGCGGGGCTGGCCGGGCAGCGCGGCCAGCGAGATGAAGCGGGCCTTGTCCAACTCCGGGCGTCCCAGGTAGCCGCGAGCGAGCGCGCCGCCCATCAGGCACAGCTCGCCCTCGGAGCCTCGGGCGACGATGCGCCCCTGTGCGTCCACCAGCGCCGCGCGCACGCCGGGCAGCGGAACGCCGATGGGGACCTCGTCCCGCTCGGACGTGGGGCCATTCGCGTCACCGAGCGAGGCCACCGTGGCCGCGCGCGAGCTGGGCAGCGGCATGGCGATGGAGGCCTCTCGATGCTCGGACGTGGAGCCACTCGCGTCACGGGTCGTTGCCGAGCGCACGCTGGGCAGCGGCATGGCGATGGAGGCCTCGCGATGCTCGGACGTGGGGCCATTCGCGTCACCGAGCGAGGCCACCGTCGCGACCACCGTGGCTTCGGTGGGGCCGTAGGTGTTGAGGAGCTGCACGCTCGGGCCCACCGTGGCGCGCCAGCGCGCGACCCGCTCCGGGAGCGCGGCCTCGCCGCCGATGATGACGGTGCGCAGCGAAGAGGGCAGCTTCGCCGCGCCTGTGGACACGGCATAGGCCAGCTCGTGCCAGAACGCGGTGGGCAGGTCGAGCACGGTGATGCCGTGGGCCGCGCAGGCCTCGAGCAGCCGCGGCACCGACTGGAGCATCTCGTCGGTGCGCAGCACCAGGCGTCCACCCACGCACAAGGTCAGGAAGACCTCCTCCACGCTCGCGTCGAAGTGCAGCGGCGCGAACTGGAGGACGCGGTCCTCGCGGGTGAAGCGGTAGCGGTGCGTGGCGCCCGCGACGAAGTGCGCCAGCGCGTCGTGGGGAATCTGCACGCCGTTGGGTTGCCCCGTGGAGCCGGACGTGTAGATGACATACGCGAGGTGCTCACCGGCGGCGCGCGCGGGCTGCTCGACCCCGGCGACGTCGCGACGCTGGATGGTCAGGTGTCCCGAGGCGCGAGGGCTCGCGTCCGTGGCCCCGACGGCGTCCGAGGGGGCGACGAGCAACGCGGGCGTGGCGTCCTCGAGGATGGCCGAGGTGCGGGACACAGGGCCGTTCGGGTCGAGCGGGAGGTAGCCCGCGCCGGAGCGGAGGATTCCCAGCGACGCGATGATGGCGTCGAGCCCCCGAGGCACCTTCACCGCCACCGGCGTATCGGCGCGAGCCCCCTGCTCGGTGAGCTTTGCCGCGAGCGCCCCGGAGGACTCCCACAGCTCGCGGTACGTGAGCTGGAACCCTCCGTGCTCCACGGCGATGGTGTCGGGCTGCTCGCGGACCTGCTGCTCCATCAGCTCGAGCACGGGCCGAGGGGCCGTGGGGAGCGGGCCACCATCGAGCAGCGAGGCGTCCGCCGAGGAGGCCACCGCACCCTGTCCACGCAGCGGCGCTTCCGGCGCGCCCAGCCAGGTGTCGAGCACCTGGAGGAACTCACGCTGGTGGCTGTCCACCGTGCGCGCGTCGTAGCAGACGGGGTTCGCGTCGAAGTCGACGCGCAGGCCGCCGCCGTCGGAGCGGGCGTACATGCCGATGGAGAGGTCCTCCACCGGGCCCGCGGAGATGTTGTGCGCGATGCCGGGCAGTCCCGCGAAGCGCAGGCCGTAGTCGAACGGCATGATGTTGACCACGGGGCCGAACAGCTTGCGCTGCCCACCCACGCGGCGCAGGTCGCGGCGCAGCTGCTCGTAGCGGTAGCGCAGGTGCGGCCGCGACGCCTTCAGCTCCGAGGCGATGTTGCGCGCCAGCGACACGAGCGAGGCGTCCGGCGCCACGGGCACGCGCAGCGGGACGATGTTCATCGCCATGCACGGCACGCGGATGGCCGCCGAGCCCAGCCGCGTCATCACCGGCAGACCCAGCACCACCTCGGGCGCGTCCGTGCGCTGGTGGATCCACGCGGCGGCCGCGGCGAGCACCAGGTCCGGCCACGTCAGGCCCACCTGCTTCGCGACGGCCTGCATCCGCTCCACGTCGACCTTCTCCAGCTGTCGCGTGGCGCGCACGAAGGTGGCGGACATGGGCGCGGGCGGGGCCAGCGTCACCGGCAGCGGCGCGTCCGTGAGCCGGCCGACCCAGAACTCACGGTCCTTCTCGAACTGGGGACCCGCGCGGTACGCGGCGTCCTCGTCCAACACGGGACGAAGGGGCGCGAAGCCCGCGGGCGCGGCCTTGCCCGTGACGCGCGAGGTGTAGAGGTCCGCCACGCGGCGGGCGAGCAGCGAGAAGCCGAACCCGTCCATCGCGATGTGGTGGACGCGCTGGAACCAGAACCAGCGCTCCGGGCCGGCCTTGAACAGGACCTGCGCGAAGAGGGGCCCCCGGGTGAGGTCCACGGTGCGCGTCAGGTCCTCGCGCATCCACGCCTGGGCGGCGGCCCACGGGTCCTCGGAGGACGTCAGGTCGACGTGCTGGAGCGCCCAGTCCACCAGGGGCGTGACCCGCTGCGAAGGACCCGCCCCGGTGGTCTCGAAGCGCGCGTGGAGGGCCTCCGCCTCGGTGACGGTCTGTCGGACGGCCGCCTCGAAGCAAACGGGGTCGATGGCACCGCGAAGCTCGATGCACTCACCGGCGTTGTAGATCGGACTCGCGAGGTCGAGCTGTTGACCGACCCAGATTCCGTGCTGGGCCGCGGACAGCGGCCAGCGTGCGTCGTGTGATTCGGGCATCGACAGGTCCTTCGTGGGGGGACATCGAGCGGGAGCGAGGTGAGGGTGCCTCGCTCCGTCAACAACGAGGCACTACCGCTGGAGGGCCACCTGGGCGCCGCTGGCGTCCGGGCGCGGGAGCGTCATGGTGCCGAGCATCGAGTACCACTCGCTCAGCGTGGGGCGCTCGGCCAGCTCCACGAAGGAGGACTCGAAGCCGTAGCTCCTCCAGCGCTCCACCAGGCTCATCAGGCGGATGGAGTCCATGCCGAGCTCGAGCAGGTTCGCGTCCTCGCCCACCTCCTGCGCGGACACCTGGAGCAGCTCCGCGACGTCCGAGCGAATCTGCTGCCGCGTCAGTCGCGGGAGCGTCGTGGGCCCGGGCACGCCCAGCATCTCGAGGACCTGCTGCGTGGTGGTGGTGACGGCGCACAGCTTCGCGGCGTAGTTGAGCGCGAGGTGGTGGTGGTCGAGCGAGAAGTCACCCAGCGCGTCCGCGACGAGGAAGGGCTGGATGTGGCTCATGAAGCCGTCGCTGGCCGTCTGCAGGCAGCCGATGTGCGCGTAGATGCCGCAGATGATGAGCTGATCCCTCCCGAGCGCCCGCATCGTGTTCAGCAGGTCCGTGCGGCGGAACGCGCTGTAGGTCCACTTGGTGAGCTGGAGGTCGATGTTGGTCGGCGCCAGCTCGTCGATGATCCGCTTCTGCTCCGGGGCATCGGGGATGCCGCCCCCCCAGAAGTCCATCAGGAGGCCGCGCTGGTCCGGCGTCTGGCCCCCCGGCTGCGCGGAGTACGCCACGGGGATGACCATCGAGTGGGCGTGCTGGCGCAGCCGCTGGATGTTGGGGACCAGCTCCGACACGGGCGACTGCCCCGGCGTGAAGGCGTTCACGAAGTAGTGCTGCATGTCGTGGATGAGCAGCACCGCGCGCTTCGGTTCGAGCTTCCAGGCGACCTTGTTCTTGGGCAGGTCGGCGGCGCCGGGCATCGGGTAGGGGGAGATGGCGGGGAGCGCCATGGCGAGAACCTTTCTGGTGCGAGCGTGGGGGAGTGGGCTTCAGCGGGGCGCGGTGGGCTGACTGAGCTTCTCGCGCAGCGCCTTCTTGCTGACCTTGCCGACACCCGTCTTGGGGAACGTGTCGAGGAACTCGACCCGGTCCGGAATCTTGAAGGCCGCCAGGCCCCGCTCACGCAGGAACGCGGTGAGCGACGTGGCCGGAGGCGGCGTGCCGCGGGGGATGACGAACGCGCAGGTGCGCTCGCCCAGGAACGCATCCGGCATGGACACGACGGCGGCGTCGTGGACCTCGGGGTGCGCGAGCAGGTGGTTCTCCACCTCTTCGGCCGCCACCTTGTCGCCGCCTCGGTTGATCTGGTCCTTCGCGCGGCCCTCGACCACCAGGTAGCCGTCCGCCGTCATCCGGACCAGGTCTCCAGTGCAGTAGAAGCCGTCGGAGGTGAAGGCGCGCGCGTTGTGCGTCTCCGCCTTGTAGTAGCCGCGGATGGTGTACGGCCCGCGCGTGAGCAGCTGGCCCGTCTCGCCCACCGCGACGTCCTGCCCGTCCTCGTCGACGATGCGCACCTCGTCGTCCGCGCAGATGGGGCGGCCCTGGGTGTTGACGATGCGCTCCTCGGAGTCGTCCAGGCGCGTGTAGTTGACCAGGCCCTCGGCCATGCCGAAGACCTGCTGCACCGTGCAGCCCAGCGTGGGCTTCACGCGCGCGGCGGCCTCCGCGCTGAACTTGGCGCCGCCCACCTGGAGCACGCGCAGGCTGGACAGGTCATGGCGGCGCGCCCTGGCCGCGTCCATCCACACCATGGCCAGGGGCGGCACCAGCGCGGTGATGGTGACCTTCTCCTTCTCGATGAGGGGGAAGGCCACGTCGGGGCTCGGGTGCAGGGCCAGCACCGCGGTGCCGCCCGCGTAGAACGTGCCGAACACGCCCGGCGAGCTCATGGGGAAGTTGTGCGCCACCGGCAGCGCGCACAGGTACACGCTGGAGGTGTCGAGCTGGCAGATCTCCGCGCTGGCCCGGAGGCTGTAGAGGTAGTCGTCGTGCGTGCGCGGGATGAGCTTGGGCACGCCCGTGCTGCCGCCGGACAGCTGGAAGAAGGCGACGTCGTCGGGCCGGGGCTCGGTCAGCGCCACGGGCTGGGCGGCGTACAGGCTCTCCAGCGAGGTGAACGGGCCCGCGTCGCCCACGACGAGGACGTGCTCGAGCGTGGGCGTCTTCGCCTGCACCGTGGCGGCGAGGTTGCGGTAGTCGAAGCCGCCGTGGCGGTCCGCGATGACGTAGGCGACCGCCTCGGTGAACTCGCAGAAGTAGCCGATCTCCGAGCCGCGGTGCGCGGGCAGGGCGAAGACGGGCAGGGCGCCCAGCCGGAACAGCGCGAAGCACACCTCGTAGAACGCGGCGATGTTGGGCAGCTGCACCACCACCCTGTCCGTCGCGCGGATGCCCAGGCCGTGCAGGCCCGCGGCCAGCCGGTCCACGCGCGCGTCGAGCTGCCGGTACGTGAGCCGCTCGGCGCCGGAGACCAGCGCGGTGCGGTCCCCGTGGTGCTCGGCGCGCTCACGCAGGAGCTTCCCGAAGGTCTCCCCGCGCCAGTAGCCCGCGGCGCGGTAGCGCTCGGCATAGTCCACGGGCCACGTGGGGCAGCCGGGGAGCCGGGACGCGTCCGTGCTCACGGCTTCACCTCGGCGCCCTGGCCCAGGCCCATCGCCTGGAGCATGGTGCGGAACTTGGCCTCGGTCTCCGCCAGCTCGGACTCCGGCTTGGAGCCCGCGACGATGCCGGCGCCCGCGAACAGCCGCAGCGAGCTCTCGTCCGCCTCCGCGCACCGGATGGTCACCGCCCACTGGCCGTCGCCGTTGGCGTCGCACCAGCCCACGGTGCCCGTGAAGTAGCCCCGGTCGAACGGCTCGATGTGGCCGATGGCCTCGTGCGCCAGCTCCGTGGGGAAGCCGCACACGGCCGGCGTGGGGTGCAGCGCCATCGCGAGCGTCAACGACGAGATGGACGGGTCGGCGATCTCCCCGACGATGCGGCTGGACAGGTGCCACATCGTCTGCGTGCTGACGAGCGACGGACGGGCCGGCACATCCAGGGTCTTGCAGAACGGACGCATGGCCTCCGCCACCGCGTCGATGACCACCGCGTGCTCGTGCAAATCCTTGGGGGACTCGAGCAGCCGGGCCGCCCGGGCCTGGTCCTCCACGGGGTCCGGGCTGCGCGCCGCGGAGCCCGCCAGCGGGTTGGCCACCACCTGCATCCCGTTGCGCGACACGAGCAGCTCGGGGCTCGCGCCGATGAGCGTGCGCCGACCCTCGCCCTGCAGGTCCACGGCGAAGGTGAAGCCGGACGGGTTGCGCCGGGCCAGGTTGTGCAGGAGCCGCTGCAGGTCGATGGGCGTGGTGGCGCTCAGGTGCAGCGAGCGCGACAGCACCACCTTGCGCAGGGGGCCGCTCTCCATGAGCTTGAGCGCCTGGGCCACGCCGTCCAGGTACCTGGCGGGCTCGGGCACCGGGCGCACGGTGTAGCTCTGCGGGAGGACGGGGTGCGGCATGGCCACGTCGTCGAACACGAGCGGGCCGGCGCGCTGCAGCGTCATGGGCACCACGAGCTGCGCGGGCGCGCGGCCGACGAAGGGCACCGCGCCCACCGCCACCGGGATGTCATGGTCCGCCTGACGCGCGTCGCTCAGCACCTTGGCCACGCGCTCGCCCAGCCGCTCCAGGGAGCTCTGGCCTCCCACGTGCGGCACGGTGGCGAACGTGCCCCGCGCCAGCAGCGTCCGGCGAGGCGAGGCGAAGAAGAAGGAAGAGCCGGCCTCGTAGCTCTCGAGCAACTGCGCCGCCAGCTTCTGGGGTGCCACTTCGGTCGTCTTCACAGCCAACCTCCTGTTGCGGAGGGCCTGGGGCGCGCAGCGGATGCGCCCCCCCGGGTCCTCCTGCTGTTTCAATCCTGAAACAAAAGTAACAACCTCAACCGCGAACCACGGGCGCCCCGGCGGGGCGGGCACGCGCGCTCAGGTGCCCAGGGTGGCGCCGCCGTCGACACACAGGTCGTGCAGGGTGATGTGGCGCGCGCGGTCCGACACCAGGAACTGCACCGCGTGGGCGATGTCTCTCGGGTCGGCGATGCGCTGGAGCGGGATGCCGACGCGGAAGCTCTCCGAGGAGCCGGCGATGACGGCCTGGGCGCCGTTGGCGTCCTTCCACATGCCCCGCTGCATGTCGGTGTCGGTGGAGCCCGGAGACACGACGTTGCAACGGATTCCGTATTGCGCCAGCTCCAGGCCCAGGCACTTGGTGAACATGGTGGAGGCGGCCTTGGACGCGGCGTAGGCGCCCATCTGCAACCGGGGCGTGCTGGAGGCGTTGGAGGCCACGGTGACGATGACGCCCTCGCGCCGGGGGACCATGCGCCGGGCCACCGCGCGCGAGACATGGAACACGCCGTTCGTGTTCACGCCGAAGGTCGTCGCCCAGTCCTCGTCGCTCATCTCCACGATGGGGGACATGCGCAGCACGCCCGCCACGTTCACCAGGATGTGGATGGGGCCCAGCTCCTTCTCGATGCGCTCCACCACCGTCTCCACCGCCGCGGCGTCACTGACGCTGACCGGCCACGCGCTGGCCTTGTGGCCTCGGGCGCGCAGCTCCGCCACCAGCGCCAGCAGCCCCTCGGCGTTCGTGTCGAGGGCGGCGATGGTCGCCTCGGGCGCCAGCACCCGCGCGACCTCGGCGCCGATACCGCGCGCCGCGCCCGTCACCAGTGCCACCCGCGGTGTGTCTCCCATCGAGTCCATCTCCTTCGTCCTGGGCCCGTGGGGTCCGTCCGGAAAGTGGGATAATGAGAATGGTTCTCATTATCGATATTGAACGTCTAAGTGCCATGCGCAGTCGAACGTGTCAAGGGTGGTGACACGGTGCGCGAATGTTGCGAATTATTTCGGGGCGCGTTTCGGTGTGAGGTTGTCTTCCATCACCGAGACGTGGGGCGGTGGTGTTTGTCATCCCCGGGTTGTTTCGTTTGACGCCCGAGGACTCCGGGGCAAGTGCCAACAAGGCCCACCGTGAGCCATTTCCCAGAGGAGGGGACGGGGCGCTGACGTCCCACGGCGCGCGGAGAGGACGTGCGGGAAACCCCTAGTACCGGGGGGCGGCTGGGATGAAGTTTTCTGCCCCACGACAATTTC
The genomic region above belongs to Myxococcus guangdongensis and contains:
- a CDS encoding 2,3-dihydro-2,3-dihydroxybenzoate dehydrogenase, yielding MGDTPRVALVTGAARGIGAEVARVLAPEATIAALDTNAEGLLALVAELRARGHKASAWPVSVSDAAAVETVVERIEKELGPIHILVNVAGVLRMSPIVEMSDEDWATTFGVNTNGVFHVSRAVARRMVPRREGVIVTVASNASSTPRLQMGAYAASKAASTMFTKCLGLELAQYGIRCNVVSPGSTDTDMQRGMWKDANGAQAVIAGSSESFRVGIPLQRIADPRDIAHAVQFLVSDRARHITLHDLCVDGGATLGT
- a CDS encoding (2,3-dihydroxybenzoyl)adenylate synthase — encoded protein: MSTDASRLPGCPTWPVDYAERYRAAGYWRGETFGKLLRERAEHHGDRTALVSGAERLTYRQLDARVDRLAAGLHGLGIRATDRVVVQLPNIAAFYEVCFALFRLGALPVFALPAHRGSEIGYFCEFTEAVAYVIADRHGGFDYRNLAATVQAKTPTLEHVLVVGDAGPFTSLESLYAAQPVALTEPRPDDVAFFQLSGGSTGVPKLIPRTHDDYLYSLRASAEICQLDTSSVYLCALPVAHNFPMSSPGVFGTFYAGGTAVLALHPSPDVAFPLIEKEKVTITALVPPLAMVWMDAARARRHDLSSLRVLQVGGAKFSAEAAARVKPTLGCTVQQVFGMAEGLVNYTRLDDSEERIVNTQGRPICADDEVRIVDEDGQDVAVGETGQLLTRGPYTIRGYYKAETHNARAFTSDGFYCTGDLVRMTADGYLVVEGRAKDQINRGGDKVAAEEVENHLLAHPEVHDAAVVSMPDAFLGERTCAFVIPRGTPPPATSLTAFLRERGLAAFKIPDRVEFLDTFPKTGVGKVSKKALREKLSQPTAPR
- the dhbC gene encoding isochorismate synthase DhbC, which codes for MKTTEVAPQKLAAQLLESYEAGSSFFFASPRRTLLARGTFATVPHVGGQSSLERLGERVAKVLSDARQADHDIPVAVGAVPFVGRAPAQLVVPMTLQRAGPLVFDDVAMPHPVLPQSYTVRPVPEPARYLDGVAQALKLMESGPLRKVVLSRSLHLSATTPIDLQRLLHNLARRNPSGFTFAVDLQGEGRRTLIGASPELLVSRNGMQVVANPLAGSAARSPDPVEDQARAARLLESPKDLHEHAVVIDAVAEAMRPFCKTLDVPARPSLVSTQTMWHLSSRIVGEIADPSISSLTLAMALHPTPAVCGFPTELAHEAIGHIEPFDRGYFTGTVGWCDANGDGQWAVTIRCAEADESSLRLFAGAGIVAGSKPESELAETEAKFRTMLQAMGLGQGAEVKP